From Falco cherrug isolate bFalChe1 chromosome 4, bFalChe1.pri, whole genome shotgun sequence, one genomic window encodes:
- the DECR2 gene encoding peroxisomal 2,4-dienoyl-CoA reductase [(3E)-enoyl-CoA-producing] isoform X1 — protein sequence MRRACPGGARLSRQPVRGALTRRALRPGPLPAAHRAAMAEAAGASRPPADVDTDDCLREYRHLFSPDILAGQVAFITGGGSGIGFRVAEIFMRHGCRTVIASRNLQRVSEASKKLEAATGQQCLPLSIDVRQPQTIVAAVDEALKEFKRIDILVNGAAGNFLCPAAALSFNAFKTVIDIDTIGTFNTSKVLFEKYFRDHGGIIVNITATLSYRGQALQVHAGAAKAAIDAMTRHLAVEWGPNNVRVNSLAPGPITGTEGYRRLGGKFAEAASQFDMIPLQRAGNKTEIAHSTLYLASPLSSYVTGTTLVVDGGSWLTSANNFPALLDFWAAGTNKNQ from the exons ATGCGCAGGGCGTGCCCTGGCGGGGCCCGCCTCTCCCGGCAGCCCGTGCGCGGCGCGCTCACCCGGCGTGCCCTGCGGCCGGGCCCGCTGCCGGCGGCCCATCGCGCCGCCATGGCGGAGGCTGCCGGTGCATCTCGGCCGCCGGCGGACGTGGACACGGACGACTGCCTGCGCGAGTACCGCCACCTCTTCAGCCCCGACATCCTGGC GGGCCAGGTGGCGTTCATCACCGGCGGCGGCTCGGGCATCGGCTTCCGCGTCGCCGAGATCTTCATGAG ACATGGCTGCCGGACGGTCATTGCAAGCAGGAACCTGCAGCGAGTGTCCGAG gcatCGAAGAAGCTGGAGGCAGCCACAGGCCAGCAGTGCCTGCCTCTGTCCATAGATGTCAGGCAGCCCCAAACCATTGTGGCAGCAGTGGATGAGGCGCTGAAGGAGTTCAAGCGGATTGACATCCTCGTTAATG GTGCTGCGGGAAACTTTCTGTGCCCAGCCGCTGCCCTGTCCTTCAACGCCTTCAAGACTGTGATAGATATCGACACCATTGGCACCTTCAACACCTCCAAAGTCCTCTTTGAGAAATATTTCCGG gacCATGGTGGGATCATCGTTAACATCACAGCGACCCTGAGCTACCGAGGACAGGCCCTCCAGGTGCATGCTGGTGCTGCTAAGGCTGCCATAG ATGCTATGACCCGCCACCTTGCTGTGGAGTGGGGACCCAACAACGTCCGAGTGAACAGCTTAGCGCCAGGCCCCATTACAGGCACCGAGGGCTACCGGCGGCTGG GTGGGAAATTTGCGGAGGCAGCAAGCCAGTTTGACATGATCCCCCTGCAGCGCGCAGGGAACAAGACGGAGATTGCCCACAGCACGCTGTACCTGGCGAGCCCCCTCTCCTCCTACGTGACGGGCACCACCCTGGTCGTGGATGGTGGGAGCTGGCTGACCTCTGCCAACAACTTCCCCGCTTTGCTGG ATTTCTGGGCTGcaggaacaaacaaaaatcaatga
- the DECR2 gene encoding peroxisomal 2,4-dienoyl-CoA reductase [(3E)-enoyl-CoA-producing] isoform X2 produces MRRACPGGARLSRQPVRGALTRRALRPGPLPAAHRAAMAEAAGASRPPADVDTDDCLREYRHLFSPDILAGQVAFITGGGSGIGFRVAEIFMRHGCRTVIASRNLQRVSEASKKLEAATGQQCLPLSIDVRQPQTIVAAVDEALKEFKRIDILVNGAAGNFLCPAAALSFNAFKTVIDIDTIGTFNTSKVLFEKYFRDHGGIIVNITATLSYRGQALQVHAGAAKAAIDAMTRHLAVEWGPNNVRVNSLAPGPITGTEGYRRLGGKFAEAASQFDMIPLQRAGNKTEIAHSTLYLASPLSSYVTGTTLVVDGGSWLTSANNFPALLGIASSSAKL; encoded by the exons ATGCGCAGGGCGTGCCCTGGCGGGGCCCGCCTCTCCCGGCAGCCCGTGCGCGGCGCGCTCACCCGGCGTGCCCTGCGGCCGGGCCCGCTGCCGGCGGCCCATCGCGCCGCCATGGCGGAGGCTGCCGGTGCATCTCGGCCGCCGGCGGACGTGGACACGGACGACTGCCTGCGCGAGTACCGCCACCTCTTCAGCCCCGACATCCTGGC GGGCCAGGTGGCGTTCATCACCGGCGGCGGCTCGGGCATCGGCTTCCGCGTCGCCGAGATCTTCATGAG ACATGGCTGCCGGACGGTCATTGCAAGCAGGAACCTGCAGCGAGTGTCCGAG gcatCGAAGAAGCTGGAGGCAGCCACAGGCCAGCAGTGCCTGCCTCTGTCCATAGATGTCAGGCAGCCCCAAACCATTGTGGCAGCAGTGGATGAGGCGCTGAAGGAGTTCAAGCGGATTGACATCCTCGTTAATG GTGCTGCGGGAAACTTTCTGTGCCCAGCCGCTGCCCTGTCCTTCAACGCCTTCAAGACTGTGATAGATATCGACACCATTGGCACCTTCAACACCTCCAAAGTCCTCTTTGAGAAATATTTCCGG gacCATGGTGGGATCATCGTTAACATCACAGCGACCCTGAGCTACCGAGGACAGGCCCTCCAGGTGCATGCTGGTGCTGCTAAGGCTGCCATAG ATGCTATGACCCGCCACCTTGCTGTGGAGTGGGGACCCAACAACGTCCGAGTGAACAGCTTAGCGCCAGGCCCCATTACAGGCACCGAGGGCTACCGGCGGCTGG GTGGGAAATTTGCGGAGGCAGCAAGCCAGTTTGACATGATCCCCCTGCAGCGCGCAGGGAACAAGACGGAGATTGCCCACAGCACGCTGTACCTGGCGAGCCCCCTCTCCTCCTACGTGACGGGCACCACCCTGGTCGTGGATGGTGGGAGCTGGCTGACCTCTGCCAACAACTTCCCCGCTTTGCTGGGTATTGCTTCATCCTCTGCTAAACTCTAG
- the NME4 gene encoding nucleoside diphosphate kinase, mitochondrial isoform X1, protein MGSLGRCLARSLLRGQPGPSRPPGPRCYGSAPPELQEKTLVLVKPDAVQRRLVGTVIQRFERRGFKLVAMKMLQADQGLLDKHYQQLRQKPFYPALLAYMTSGPLVAMVWEGYNVVRSTRAMVGDTNSAAAAAGTIRGDLSMHVSRNVVHASDSVETAQREIGFWFQRDELVAWESGDRDYTYGP, encoded by the exons ATGGGCTCCCTGGGGCGCTGCCTGGCCCGGAGCCTGCTGCGGGGGCAGCCGGGCCCGagccgcccccccgggccccgctGCTACGGCTCCG CccccccagagctgcaggagaagaCACTGGTGCTGGTGAAGCCGGATGCGGTGCAGCGGCGGCTGGTGGGGACCGTCATCCAGCGCTTTGAGCGGCGTGGCTTCAAGCTGGTGGCCATGAAGATGCTTCAG GCGGATCAGGGTCTCCTGGACAAGCACTACCAGCAGCTGCGGCAGAAGCCCTTCTACCCTGCGCTCCTCGCCTACATGACCTCGGGGCCGCTGGTGGCCATG GTGTGGGAGGGCTACAACGTGGTCAGGTCCACGCGGGCCATGGTGGGGGACACCAACtcggcggcagcggcggcgggcaCAATCCGGGGGGACCTCAGCATGCACGTCAGCAG GAACGTGGTCCACGCCAGTGACTCGGTGGAGACGGCCCAGCGGGAAATCGGCTTCTGGTTCCAGCGGGATGAGCTGGTGGCCTGGGAGAGCGGGGACCGGGACTACACCTATGGGCCCTAG
- the NME4 gene encoding nucleoside diphosphate kinase, mitochondrial isoform X2 yields MKMLQADQGLLDKHYQQLRQKPFYPALLAYMTSGPLVAMVWEGYNVVRSTRAMVGDTNSAAAAAGTIRGDLSMHVSRNVVHASDSVETAQREIGFWFQRDELVAWESGDRDYTYGP; encoded by the exons ATGAAGATGCTTCAG GCGGATCAGGGTCTCCTGGACAAGCACTACCAGCAGCTGCGGCAGAAGCCCTTCTACCCTGCGCTCCTCGCCTACATGACCTCGGGGCCGCTGGTGGCCATG GTGTGGGAGGGCTACAACGTGGTCAGGTCCACGCGGGCCATGGTGGGGGACACCAACtcggcggcagcggcggcgggcaCAATCCGGGGGGACCTCAGCATGCACGTCAGCAG GAACGTGGTCCACGCCAGTGACTCGGTGGAGACGGCCCAGCGGGAAATCGGCTTCTGGTTCCAGCGGGATGAGCTGGTGGCCTGGGAGAGCGGGGACCGGGACTACACCTATGGGCCCTAG